The following coding sequences lie in one Methanomassiliicoccales archaeon genomic window:
- a CDS encoding radical SAM protein has protein sequence MEAGLSVAMKKAILITGGPLKIPKDLILPYLPSRSTAGPGAGSTSIVISFEGARCKKAISREEGEFELVPKENGYSILRNGRPFIDDVEIKPTIAHAPEQAFFNLAQDCIYDCKFCASRKLDKRITKNLSPERVVQMAIEASRKEGFRSVAFTSAVVDSPERTVERMLFVVRETRKALPDVPIGVEPYIWKLSDVDDLKSAGADEIKLNIETFDPDRFAKVCGKLHYHFILEALDHAVEVFGKGKVTTNLLVGLGESDENLLDGIRYFAERGIVATLRPLRINSFNRVPLTEALGPLDPVTPERIVNLAIRSKGIMEENGMTSRTYHTMCHECGCCDIVPFRDV, from the coding sequence ATGGAAGCAGGCCTGAGCGTAGCGATGAAGAAGGCCATCCTGATAACCGGAGGGCCCCTCAAGATACCCAAGGACCTGATCCTGCCTTATCTACCAAGCCGTTCCACCGCTGGACCGGGAGCCGGTTCGACCTCCATCGTCATTTCCTTCGAGGGCGCCAGATGCAAGAAGGCGATAAGCCGCGAGGAAGGGGAGTTCGAGCTCGTTCCGAAGGAGAATGGATACAGCATTCTTCGAAACGGGCGGCCGTTCATCGACGATGTCGAGATCAAACCTACGATAGCGCATGCCCCGGAACAGGCTTTCTTCAATCTGGCACAGGACTGCATCTACGACTGCAAGTTCTGTGCATCACGCAAGCTGGACAAGCGCATAACCAAGAACCTTTCACCAGAGCGCGTGGTCCAGATGGCGATCGAGGCATCGAGGAAGGAAGGCTTCCGATCCGTGGCCTTCACCAGCGCCGTCGTCGACTCGCCGGAAAGGACGGTGGAGCGCATGCTTTTCGTGGTGAGGGAGACCCGGAAGGCGTTGCCCGACGTTCCCATCGGGGTCGAACCGTACATCTGGAAGCTCAGTGATGTGGATGACCTCAAGTCCGCCGGAGCGGACGAGATCAAGCTCAACATAGAGACCTTCGACCCGGACCGGTTCGCCAAGGTGTGCGGAAAGCTGCACTATCATTTCATCCTCGAGGCGCTCGACCATGCCGTCGAAGTTTTCGGCAAGGGCAAAGTGACCACGAACCTGCTCGTAGGACTAGGCGAGTCGGACGAGAACCTGCTCGATGGTATCAGATACTTCGCCGAGAGAGGCATAGTGGCTACATTGCGCCCATTGCGCATCAACAGCTTCAACCGGGTACCATTGACCGAGGCCCTGGGCCCACTGGATCCGGTCACCCCGGAGAGGATCGTGAACCTGGCGATCCGGTCCAAGGGGATCATGGAAGAGAACGGCATGACCTCCAGGACGTACCACACCATGTGCCATGAGTGCGGATGCTGCGACATAGTCCCGTTCCGGGACGTTTGA
- the cysK gene encoding cysteine synthase A — protein MLYNNVLETIGRTPLVRLNKIAPEGAATIYVKMESFNPMHSVKDRIALAMIEDAEKRGILVPGKQVVVEPTSGNTGIGLAMVCAAKGYELVLTMPETFSVERRKLLAALGAKLVLTPGPEGMPGAICRAKEMCESDSNRYIPLQFDNVANPKIHMETTAREILADLPEPDAFISGVGTGGTVTGVGTHFKSKGLKTQIIAVEPAASPVLSGGKKGPHKIQGIGAGFIPSVLDLNVVDRIIQIKDEDAAEHSRLLAKKEGILAGISSGAALCAAVQVAVELGKGKKVVFIAPDTGERYLSTDLFNLPQ, from the coding sequence ATGCTCTATAACAATGTGCTCGAGACCATCGGTAGGACGCCTTTGGTGCGCTTGAACAAGATCGCGCCGGAAGGGGCTGCGACAATCTATGTCAAAATGGAATCTTTCAACCCGATGCATTCGGTGAAGGACAGGATAGCTCTTGCAATGATAGAGGATGCGGAAAAAAGAGGAATCCTGGTTCCCGGGAAGCAAGTAGTCGTAGAACCTACATCGGGAAACACTGGCATTGGGCTGGCCATGGTCTGCGCGGCCAAGGGATATGAACTGGTCCTCACCATGCCCGAGACATTCTCAGTGGAGCGCAGGAAGTTGCTGGCGGCTTTAGGGGCAAAATTGGTACTGACCCCAGGACCCGAGGGGATGCCCGGTGCCATCTGCAGGGCCAAAGAGATGTGCGAGAGCGACTCAAACAGATACATCCCACTTCAATTTGACAACGTAGCTAACCCAAAGATACATATGGAGACCACCGCTCGAGAGATATTGGCCGACCTCCCCGAACCGGACGCCTTCATCTCTGGAGTAGGTACTGGTGGGACAGTCACAGGTGTTGGTACGCACTTCAAGTCCAAGGGATTAAAAACCCAGATCATCGCAGTGGAACCAGCCGCCTCTCCCGTCCTGTCCGGAGGGAAGAAAGGACCGCATAAGATCCAGGGGATCGGTGCCGGTTTCATCCCGTCGGTCTTGGACCTCAATGTGGTGGACCGAATCATCCAGATCAAGGATGAGGACGCAGCGGAACACTCGCGACTGCTGGCCAAGAAAGAGGGAATTTTGGCGGGTATATCGTCCGGGGCGGCTCTCTGTGCAGCGGTACAGGTCGCAGTGGAGCTTGGAAAGGGGAAGAAGGTGGTCTTCATTGCACCGGACACGGGTGAGAGGTATCTGAGCACCGACCTGTTCAACCTTCCACAATAA
- the cysE gene encoding serine O-acetyltransferase has translation MSWKDSVYTVLERDPAARSFNEALWFSPGLHAILLQKISHRQFLKGNFLLARAINYFGRFLTGADIHPGATIGKGFFIDHATGVVIGETTIIGENVSIFQGVTLGGVSTSKGKRHPTIGNNVTIGAGAIVLGNITIGDCVKIGAGSVVTKDVPQNCTVVGVPGRVVKREGVPVLKTDLRHDELPDPLRDAITNISNKISDLERRLTLLEEELKKPK, from the coding sequence ATGAGCTGGAAGGACTCCGTTTATACCGTCCTTGAGCGGGATCCCGCCGCCCGGTCGTTCAACGAGGCGCTGTGGTTCAGTCCAGGTCTTCATGCTATTTTGCTCCAGAAGATATCACATCGTCAATTCCTAAAAGGGAACTTCCTCCTGGCCAGGGCGATCAACTATTTTGGACGGTTCCTGACCGGGGCGGACATACATCCGGGGGCGACCATCGGTAAGGGGTTCTTCATCGACCATGCCACCGGTGTGGTGATCGGTGAGACCACCATCATCGGGGAGAATGTCTCCATCTTCCAAGGAGTGACCTTGGGCGGAGTAAGCACAAGCAAGGGCAAACGCCACCCGACGATCGGGAACAACGTCACCATAGGGGCGGGGGCGATCGTCCTCGGGAACATCACCATTGGAGACTGTGTAAAGATCGGCGCCGGTTCCGTGGTCACCAAGGATGTGCCTCAGAACTGCACCGTGGTCGGCGTTCCTGGACGGGTGGTCAAGAGGGAAGGTGTTCCGGTCCTCAAGACCGACCTTCGCCACGACGAGCTTCCAGACCCGCTGCGCGATGCCATCACGAACATATCCAACAAGATCTCGGACCTAGAACGGCGGCTTACGTTGTTAGAAGAGGAGCTAAAAAAGCCCAAATAA
- the cysS gene encoding cysteine--tRNA ligase gives MSMGLSLYNTMTGQAEDFVPIEDRKVRMYVCGVTVYNDIHMGHARSIIVFDMIARYLKFKGYGVTLVTNFTDVDDKIINRAAEMGMKPLELSAMYIEKYFQDIEKLGVKKADIYPKASECIPEIIAMVKRIVDNGYGYRTEDGSVYFSVDKVKDYGKLSGNKQEEMISGARVCVDEIKHNPMDFCLWKAAKPGEVSWPSPWGEGRPGWHIECSAMCLKYLGETIDIHGGGNDLIFPHHENEILQSEAVTGKPLAKYWLHNGMLQVQDAKMSKSMKNFFTVKDIASHYKTQEIRFYLLNTHYRGPLNYSESALNEAASSLKRIQNSYTELKEYAPTATGNYDAEDLVQKTRSEFIEHMDDDFNTRGAIAAMFDAARESNKLMDHEMLSKKGAERVISLFEDLDKILGILPQTEIKGDRMDDVMQILIEVRKELRKRKAYDLADSIRNQLAEKGIVLEDTAEGVRWKQA, from the coding sequence ATGAGCATGGGACTGTCACTTTATAACACGATGACCGGGCAGGCGGAGGATTTCGTACCCATCGAAGACCGAAAGGTCAGGATGTACGTCTGCGGAGTGACTGTCTATAATGACATACACATGGGACACGCGCGGTCCATAATCGTTTTCGACATGATCGCCCGTTATCTCAAGTTCAAGGGATATGGGGTAACGCTGGTGACCAACTTCACCGATGTGGACGACAAGATCATCAACCGGGCCGCCGAGATGGGCATGAAGCCTCTCGAGCTTTCGGCGATGTACATCGAGAAGTATTTCCAGGACATCGAGAAGCTGGGTGTGAAGAAGGCGGACATCTATCCGAAGGCTAGCGAGTGCATCCCCGAGATCATCGCCATGGTCAAACGCATCGTTGACAACGGTTATGGCTACAGGACCGAGGACGGGAGCGTCTATTTCTCCGTCGACAAGGTCAAGGATTATGGAAAGCTCTCCGGCAACAAGCAGGAGGAAATGATATCTGGGGCCCGGGTGTGTGTCGATGAGATCAAGCATAACCCGATGGACTTCTGTCTATGGAAGGCCGCCAAGCCCGGCGAGGTCTCTTGGCCTTCGCCGTGGGGGGAGGGACGTCCCGGCTGGCACATCGAGTGCAGCGCCATGTGCCTGAAGTACCTGGGCGAGACCATCGACATCCACGGTGGCGGCAACGATCTCATATTCCCGCATCATGAGAACGAGATCCTCCAGTCCGAAGCGGTCACCGGCAAACCTCTTGCCAAGTACTGGCTGCACAACGGGATGCTCCAGGTGCAGGACGCCAAGATGTCCAAATCGATGAAGAACTTCTTCACCGTCAAGGACATAGCCTCCCATTACAAGACCCAGGAGATACGGTTCTACCTTCTCAATACCCATTACCGCGGCCCGCTCAACTACAGTGAGAGCGCTCTGAACGAAGCCGCGTCCAGCCTGAAAAGGATCCAGAATTCCTATACCGAGCTGAAGGAATATGCGCCAACAGCCACCGGCAACTATGACGCCGAGGACCTGGTGCAGAAGACCCGCAGCGAGTTCATAGAGCACATGGACGACGATTTCAACACGCGTGGGGCGATCGCGGCCATGTTCGATGCGGCCCGTGAGTCGAACAAGCTCATGGACCATGAGATGCTCTCCAAGAAGGGAGCGGAACGGGTCATCTCCCTGTTCGAGGATCTGGACAAGATCCTGGGCATCCTGCCTCAGACCGAGATCAAGGGCGACCGCATGGACGATGTCATGCAGATCCTCATCGAAGTACGCAAGGAGCTGCGCAAACGCAAGGCCTACGACCTGGCGGACTCCATAAGGAATCAGCTTGCCGAGAAGGGCATCGTTCTGGAGGATACCGCGGAGGGCGTGAGATGGAAGCAGGCCTGA